One part of the Hydra vulgaris chromosome 01, alternate assembly HydraT2T_AEP genome encodes these proteins:
- the LOC105848082 gene encoding testis-expressed protein 47, whose amino-acid sequence MATFERSPSALDYLNRPNLLEVVLERSKALKNAKAISFLFYIARLNESEFSLQSSILIYERILKVITVTNKGIDTSSGILLFYSGFILHVIEAPEILLFEIINGITSENLIKNSKVVLYSSNVPFRLFPQFSSHFLNLPFLDFDETKTQEPIEKQISEALALIATLSKEISKVPRKLLKLFFEELSSKHSDLILPITLIDNLLKSNDLFSLVAFQEKQHSSDIIVSESELVWPITALYFPAI is encoded by the coding sequence ATGGCGACTTTCGAGCGTTCTCCATCAGCATTAGATTATTTAAACCGTCCAAATCTTCTCGAGGTTGTTCTAGAAAGGTCgaaagcattaaaaaatgcaaaagctattagttttttattttatatagcacGATTGAATGAGAGCGAATTTTCGTTACAAAGCTCGATACTTATTTATGAacgaattttaaaagtaattactGTCACAAATAAAGGCATTGATACCTCATCAGGGATTCTTCTATTTTATTCGGGATTTATTTTGCACGTAATCGAAGCTCCAGAgatacttttatttgaaattattaatggAATTACTAGTGAGAATTTGATAAAGAATTCAAAAGTTGTTCTTTATTCAAGTAATGTCCCTTTTAGATTATTTCCACAATTttcaagtcattttttgaatctaCCATTTTTGGATTTTGATGAAACAAAGACTCAAGAGCCTATAGAAAAACAAATCAGTGAAGCTTTAGCATTGATTGCTACACTCTCAAAAGAAATTAGTAAAGTCCCTAGGAAActgttaaagttgttttttgaagaACTATCTTCCAAACATTCGGATCTTATTTTACCAATAACTCTAAttgataatttgttaaaatcaaATGACCTTTTTAGTTTGGTTGCTTTTCAAGAAAAGCAGCATTCATCAGATATAATAGTTTCAGAAAGTGAGCTGGTTTGGCCTATAACTGCTCTTTATTTTCCAGCTATATAG